Within Diospyros lotus cultivar Yz01 chromosome 15, ASM1463336v1, whole genome shotgun sequence, the genomic segment GATGATAGGTGGTCTAATTATGATTAATTATATGGCAAATTAACAAAGCATTCATCAAAATAACTGGGCTTCTGACCATGACTGGGCTTAACGTCCCAATAAACAGGGCAACCAACATTAAATCTAATATATTTTAGTAGATAAGTCGATGTTCAACTTGAGACTGGTCaagagaaacaaacaaacaaattcatATGTTGATTAATCATTAATTGTTGTTTTGAACTTAAAAGTGTTAACAGAGTCCTTTAACGTTTAAAATAAAAGCAACCCTGCTTTTTTTTTAAacgttattttgattttttataattattgggTACTCTTAATGTTATTGGGTAGTACTCTTAATGTTAACAGAGTCCTTTAACATTAAGAGTACCCAATCATGAAGGAAATTATTTTAAGgtaatgataaaaaatagaaaatagtcagttattttgatttttttttaaaaattgttaatcttaagaaatttattgataaaaagatataaatgagtattttttataaatataaagattaaaaaggCTATTAATAAAAGCAACTTATTAAGAGTACCCCCAAACATGAAGGATAtatgggttttttttattttacaccGTACCTATTTGGAGACTTAAATTAACCAAAGAttaaaaagggaaagagaaacaaaatatgATGAAAAGTAATGAAGGAAATTACTAAAACATGAAGAAAATTGGTTGAACGAgaatttgttttttcaaaaatgttatcaATTTTATACCAAGTTTACTTCTCAAATAAACcctatctttttatttttctttaaattaatcatttttataTGATAGTCTAACTCAATTTTTTAGGATGTACTGTGTAACGCTTCGttttctcgggcgcgttataacttcggacaattttgggataataattttttttttctttcaaactaatgctaaaccacataATTCCTCGAATctgtcccagaattcccattcatttctctcgaaagagaattatcatacacatcaaatgcggaagcaatgatcgaatcTGATAccttaacattaatcaaaattcaaatcattgttcctcaacataacttaatacatagcttaagttctcaactaacattaaccctaaataagattatacatcatcattccttaaaacgttcataattcaaagtagcagaacttaaatacatatgctacataacatacatttcatttatcatgcatattgctaagtaccatttcatgcctcattcatcctcgtatccaCTACAATAttcatctagaacgtttgaatagtCTAGGGCAAAGCCCAacttagatgatgaattatctaagtaagggtacataaaacatattttgtgcatgaatgcaatgtcttactcatcgtaagggTCAAATGCACCCTTCATGTTACTCAACATTTTTGCGACCACCTCTTTTGAAGCTagggtgtatgggggcacccttggtaaagcagcggtgccaatTCGTACTCCTTATGGCCACAATACGTgggatcaatgatatcaatgtgtacatatgcatttcatagtcatgtcatgtatgcaatctacgtgatggatatatatcagggcatgtcaatatgatgaaacatTCTCGAGGATCgggtttttaaacataaatcacttattcaagcatttttcataaaactaaattccagtttgggagtaccacttaccttttcacgcttatcgggctacctcgatattcgcgcattgcctcaaaattcgttattgcctcgatttacgtgccaacctcaaaatttacataagtcacttcaacttaagcctcaaagcatcctaatcaccatatttatttaaataagtatccaaaacctatttttcataatattttgcattttctttatttttctccctatttcttcctattttttctcaataaatccaaactaaatatttttcaattattttctcgAATATTTCActatcaaaattcataaaataatattcctgaatttttaaaattttttagggaattttacttagCTTAACTTAGTTTCTttggctttctcggtatgcgtgttaTATCCTCGAAACGTGTACCCGAACCATTTCTCGCCAAAAATCttcgaaatattaataaatatccactTCCTATTTTCGAGATTTTTCAGgaaatttttccaatttttcttcattttcttttcttttcttccttttcttttctttttcttttttttttttcctttttttttcttccctccttcttcttcttcctcttcccgcTCCTGCAACTCCCGCCATGCCCGCCGCCGCCCGTGTGCTGCCGCCTCCCTCGCCGGCCGTTGGAGTCTTTGTCGGCCGCTGCACCGGCCGCACCATGCTCCCCATCGTGGCAGCCTCCCCTTCCTTGCATCAGGCAACGGAGCTCGCAGCCATGGCCGCCTACAACTGTGCGACCAGCTTTGGCCGTATTCAACCTCGTCGGCTGTTGCTCCGGCCTCCACCGAGCCCACCCGCACATCCATGGCCGCTGCCTCAGCCTGCTGCCACCGCCTCCGACAATTCCAGCTGCTCCGCTCGAGCTTGCTTCGCAGACAGCCACATGGTCAACTTCGgcccacctctctctctctctcgaatttCTCAGCCCAAGCtcgatctctctccctctttctcacATCTCTCGGCCCTCGGCTTGCTCTCTACTACTTGCTTGCGGCCATTGCCACAGCATCTTGAGGCTACTATGGCCAAATTCTGCTCCTTTCTCCCTTGCTTCAATTGCTCCGAATTCtccatctatttataggcgcaATTACCTTGGCCCTCACTCTTGCATTCCACCAATCTTGCATCCCACTTGCAGAAGATTTGCAGAGGCATGGCCATGAAGATTTTGCAGGCAGGGCCATCACGCACGCGTACATAGCACATTAattgtaacagcccgccttcttgggcatgttaagccttaggaaatttggttaaatttttttttgaacattattttaaaattccctaagaccgtatCTAGTGCCAGATGAAATAACTAGActagaaataaatgtaaagcggaagctgaatcgaacctgctcatgcataatttaataatcgTATATGGCATCgaatacaagttaatacataaagcgtttgatgatggaacaatatacataaatcttaaactaatacaagttaatacataaagcgtttgatgatgggacaatatacataaatcttaaactaatcatattataataTGGTACATTCACTCGCATCTTGATgtctcgtgtcactacacatcaccactctctgaatcatctctgcaagtcccagctggaacgttgaatgttccaggggcgaacccatgttagatgatgaatcatctaagtaagaataccaaatgcaatgctataagtgtatgcaatgtctttcatcgtaggtgtctactacacccctcatgctgcctatcattttagcggccacctcttcgaagccggggtgtatgggtgcacccttgataggccagcggtgtcagttcgtactccctatggcctcatatgcatgtgatcaacagtatcattgtgcatgtatgcatttcatagtcatgccatggatgcagtctacatgatgatttcatatcatagcatgccaatatgataaaagcatttacCGTATTAGATTCaagcagcatacttacagctaATTTGTCTCGAACTACGTGCCCAATGGCTattccttaatttccttgctCACGAGGATCCCTACaacatagatttatttttagaataccaattgtaaattttttcataatttcttcctttttcttttattcctaagctctatctcttccaaaattacataataattttctatgcttcataaaattttactttctttttaccaatattccttaaataatattcttagtattttggaatttttcttgtaattttctaactttcattcctattttctcttattttataatagctaaatatgtaattatcacataataattacctaatctttccatttattaatttcttttcactaatattccttaaatatcacttataacattctgaaatttttcttgaaattttcagaatcaaaattctatttttctttatttctataatagaaaaattcacttaaataattaataattttggcattttcagaGAATTGCTTTTCCAATATACCATAATTTCAGAAAATTGTTTTACCAATAAACCAGAAacaacatttcaaatttaataaaaaaaatttcaaaattttactcttttttttttttttttttttctggcgGGCGCGTGAACCGCACGCaccttcttcccactcgcgggcgcgtgcagctcacgcgcccgACTGGTTCTTCTTCTCCGGTGAGAGCTTCGCCGCCGGCCGGCCATTTAACCTCTAAACTCGATTTTTCTACTCCTAATCTCTAGATCTCGACATTACGAACACAttgatacaaaaattacaaaaaattaggATCGAACTTACCTCGAATCGACCGAATATCCCTCGGCTCCGGCGAGTCGCGTGCTTTCCGGCGAAGCTTCGATTCGCCTTCTCATTTGCTCCGTTGgcctccaaattctccagaaacgaCGCCCACAACTTGAAGATCAGAACCTCACTCTCTAAACTCACAAAATCACTCCCAATCGACTGATCTAAGCCTcgaaattttcggatgggttGGGCAGCGcgaacttggctatttatagcccattttCGACGTGCTTTGCTTCCCTATCGACGGCCACGCGTCCCAGAGGCCATTCCTTGGTCATATCAGCATTTAAATCTCCTCCTTTGCCCTCAAGAAACAATttgcaggcgcggccatgctctggccgcgcacTGCTCTGCAAAATCCGATTttcggattttttttttttaatacatatatacatatttacatatatacacgACATACGTacgaaagaaaaattatgattttctttaattttaaatcatattatgatttcatttaattctttttctttttttttttaatcttaaatcatatgtgtatatttatatttttcataagcaCACTTTAggtaaaattaacttaattaattacatgcaCCTAATAGatcacttaattaaatttatttataaaacttagggtattacattctcccatccttacaaaaatttcgtcctcgaaatttgatcattccTCACTCATACTAACTATAGGGTCTTCAAACAGGTTTGGATAGTTGAGTTTCATATCTTCCTCTCGTTCCCAAGTTATTTCTTCGCTTACGGggtttctccacaaaacttgTACCAGAGGAATTGATTTGTTCCTTAGGACTTGATCCCTGCGATCTAAAATACTGACCGATTTTTCTACATACgagagattttcttgaatctcgataGCTTCAGTTGGCATTATCTGGGAAGAATCTGGCTCATGCTTTCGCAGTTGCGATACGTGAAACACGTCATGGATGTTTGATAGAGCCAAGGGTAGAGCGAGTCGATAAGCGACTGGTCCAATTCTTTCCACTATATCATATGGCCCTATATATCGAGGGTTTAACTTcccctttttcttgttgcttctagtCACCATCCTTAGTGGAGATATCTTCAGGTATACTTTGTCGCTTACTTGAAACTctaatttccttcttcttgtatcTGCATAGGACTTCTGGCGATTCTGAGCTTCCTTAATTctttcttgaatgatttttatcttttctgtcgttTTCTGAACTATCTCGGGTCCCAAGATTTCTCGTTCACCTACTTCAGTCCAGCATACCGGGGATCTACATTTTCGGCCATACAAGGCTTCAtagggagccattccaatgctactgtggtagctgttattgtaagcgaattctactaATGGTAAATGCTCTTCCCAGCTACCTGGAAAATCAATCGCGCAAGCTCGCAGCATatcttctagggtttgaatggtcctttctgattgaccatcTGTCTGGGGATGATAGGCCGTGCTTAGCCTAAGCTGAGTACCCAAACTCTCTTGAAGACTTCCCTAAAACCTAGAAGTGAATCTTGGGTCACGGTCTGACACAATGCTTACTGGCACTCCGTGTAATCTGACAATCTCATTCACATACTGTTGAGCTAATTTGCTGATTGGTTGACTTACCCTTATGGCTaagaaatgagcagacttagatagtctgtcgactatcacccaaatagcatcgtttCCCTTAGGACTCCTTGGCAGTccagtcacgaaatccatcgtgatgtgttcccatttccactctggaactTCCAATGGTTGTAAGCTCCCACCAGGCTTTTGGTGTTCAATCTTAATTCTCTGGCAGGTGTCACATTGACTAACGTACCTGGCcacgcttttcttcattcctggccaccagtACACAGCCTTcaagtcttggtacatcttggtggcTCCGGGGTGGATCGAGTATCTGGATCGAtgggcttctcccaaaattatttgTCGCAATTCCCTCACACAAGGCACATATATTCTTCCTTGAAACCGAAagatgttttctcttacctcaaattctaGTTTCTTTGCTTGCCTATACTCATCGACCCACATTTTTATTCGGGGGTCTTCGGGGTAGGTTTGTCGTATTTGATCCATTAACTCTGGCTATACTGTAAGACTAGCTACGTAGGCCGAGTTTCCTCGGGAAACTACTTTTACTGTCATCAGGCTAAATGCTTCTACTAGCTTCCATTCCGCCACCATCATTTCAGCCACACAAGCAGTTTCTTTCCTGCTTAGGGCATCTGCCACAACGTTAGCTTTACCGGGATGGTATTGAATAGTACAATCGTAATCTTTTAACAGCTCCATCCATCTccgttgcctcatgtttaattctttctGTGAGAAGACGTActgtaggctcttatgatcagtaaaaattttgaacttctcACCGtacaaataatgtctccaaatctttagAGCAAATACCACTGCGgccaattccaaatcatgggtCGGGTAGTTTCTTTCATGGTTTTTTAGTTGTCGAGATCCATAAGCAATGACTCTCCCGTGCTGCATCAGCACACATCCTAAACCGTTTCTCGAGGCGTCAGTGTAGACCTTAAAACCTCCTGATCCGTTTGGCGTAGCCAGGACTGGAGCGGTTGACAGCTTAGCCTTAAGTGTCTGAAAACTTTCTTCGCACCGTTCTTTCCAGTCGAACCTTACCCCcttctgagttaacttggtgagaGGTGtcgcaatttttgaaaacccttccacgaacttTCTATAGTACCCTGCCAGTCCCAAGAAACTCTTAACCTCGGTAACTGACTGGGGTTGCTTCCAATTTGTCACAGCTGCTATCTTGACCGGGTCAACCGATATCCCTTCGGCCGATATAACATGTCCTAAAAATGACACCTGGTacaaccaaaattcacattttgagaacttggcatacaacttatgTTCTCGCAATGTTTGCAATATTATCCTTAAATGTGATTCGTGTTCTTCTTCCGAGGGCGAATATATTAGTATGTCatctataaacacgatcacgAATTTGTCCAAAAACGGCTTGAAGATTCGATTCATGGTGTCCATAAAAGCCGCTGGGGCGTTGGTTAGtccgaatggcatcaccaaaaattcatagTGCCCATATCGAGAACGAAACGCTGTCTTAGGCACGTCTTCGGCCTTGATCCTTAATTGATAATATCCCGATCTTAGGTCAATCTTCGAGAAGACCTTGGCCCCTTGCAGTTGATCGAACAACTCCTCGATTCTGGGgagtgggtacttattcttgaccGTTATCCTGTTGAGCTGTCGATAATCGATACACATCCTCAGACTTCCGtcctttttcttgacaaaaAGTACTGGTGCTCCCCATGGTGACATACTAGGTCTGATAAATCCCTTGTCTAGCAATTCTTGAAGTTGGGTTTTTAATTCCCTCAATTCTGCAGGAGCCATTTTATACGGGGGTATCGAAACTGGACCTACTCCTGGTATGATCTCTATCGAGAACTCGATCTCTCGCTGGGGTGGCAGTCCAGGTAATTCTTCGGGAAACACATCCCCGAATTCTTTAACGAGTCGAACTTCTTCGATCTTTAAGGGCTCATTGCTTTCCTCTTGAACACAAGCCAAGTATCCCTGTGCCCCTTGACGCAACAGTCTTTCAGCCTTCAAAGTTGAGATCCACTTCTGTTCACTTACCCTCCTATGCCCTCGAAACTTGACGTTCAAGTCGCCGCTCTTAAGGCAGACCGTCTTAGCTTTACAGTCCACCGTGGCGTTATACTTAGTTAGGAAGTGCATTCCTAGAATCACATCAAAATCTCGAAATTCCAGAAGAATCAGATTCACTGGGAACTCAACTTCTCCTATTTGAATCTTTCTATCTTTGTACCCTGAtgaagtttctagagacttccccattggGGTTGAGACAATCATTCGACAATTCAAATTTTCTGGTTTATCCCCTACTATTTTAGCAAATGCATGCGAAATGAATGAGTGACTTGCACCTGAatctattaatgcatgcatGGGGATACCAGATAGAAACATAGTACCTTCAATTACTGTTGGATCCTCTGCCGCATCCTGCCATGTTAGATGAAACACTCTTCCTTGATGTGCTCTAGCATTCCCGGACGTCCCCTGGGGTTGACTTATCAGTCGCGGCTTGGGACAGTCCTTTGCGAAATGGCCCGTCTGTTGGCAGTTGAAACAAGTAATTCCTTTCTTTGGGCAGTTCTGGTTGAGATGCCCTATTTCCCCACAATTGTAACAACCCTTAGTCCCTAGCCGGCACGGCCTTCCTGGGTGCTGCTTCTGGCATTTTGCGCATGGGGTACCAGGCTTGAATTTCCGCTTCTGGGGCTCTAGCTTCTTGCCAGCTCTATGACTGCTCCCCTGCTGAATTTCTCCTTGGATAGCGTCAATCCGGTTCAGGTTAACCTCGGTGGTTTAGGCTTGCAGTACCGCTTCTGAATAGGTTTGGGTACTTGCACTACTCAATGCCCTCTGAAGTTTTAGGTTTAGTCCTCCCAAAAATTTCTGGGTCTTGATCCTTTCGTCTCCTTCGTAAATCGGCATGTATCGGATCAATCGACTGAAGGCGTCCTCGTACTGGGCGACAGACATGTCTCCGGTCTATCTCAGCTCCATgaactctctttctttcttcattcttaaATTCAGAGGGAAGTACTTCTCGTTGAAGAGTTCCTTGAATCTTTCCCAAGTGATGTAAGGTGCCCGGACTCGAGGGGTCATTGTTCTCTTGACTCCTCTCCACCATCTGTCTGCCTCTCCTTGCAACATAAAAGTGGCACAATTAACCTTCTCTTCTTTGCTGCAGTGAAGATGATCCAGCAACTTCTCTGTTTGCTCGATCCAAAATTCCCCTTCACTGGGGTCGGCACCAATTTTCCCTTGAAAGACGGGGGGGTTCTGCTGTCGGTACAAGTCAAGCATGTTGGCCACGTGACCATCCCTGGAGTGAGTCTCGTGTATGAGACCCACCACACCTCCTAAGATTCGCTCCATCTGGTCCAGTCTACTACTCCCGGTTTCTTGGCTAGAGTCGCTTTCTGGGTGTCTACTCGTGTTTCCTTCGGTATTACCAGCTTGTGGGACGGGTGTCCTAGGTCCAACTGCTAATCTTCTTtgagtattcaccatctgaaaggAAAATAGCATTCTGGATTAGAGAACATGATCTTGCCATCCGATTACTTCTATTGATATTATACATTCAGCTGCAAAATGTTATATGTACATGCTATATAGTCCCATAGATTACAGACAACACTGTATGTAAATAGTTAGGGGGGTTTCTGAGGTGGGTCTATTTTGGTCCTGATGACCTCCAGACCCAAATGTTCTTTTCAtcatgaatcatctaagtaagggaataaTAAACACatttcatgcatgaatgcaaaatgaaaaatgtcatcATTCATTTCTAGTTTGAGTCAACCACACCCAAatgctactccccatttttacatCCTCCTTACCAggctgaggtgtatgggtgcacctttgGTAGAGCAacggtgtaacgacccgttagtgggccTAGACGttatgagtattttatttttaaacattggaAAATTTTCCCTATTAGAATAAatgtggaaaataatttttataaggcaaatttatgtaagtaaattatgtgaataaaattataaatgttattatcATAATTGATGAAAGAATGAGcagaaaggaaatggaaatgtTTGGAAAATCTCATCTTTTTTCTGGGTGAGTCTGCATGCCGCGAGGTGCAGCCTCGCGGCTGTCTGCCGCGAGGAGCTGCTGCCTTGCGGCAGTGTTAGCCGCAAAGCACACTGCCGCGAGGCCCAGCTGCCCGCGGCTACGTCGTAGCAAGCTCCCCACTTTTTCGGTTTGGCTCTAACCCATTCAGCAACCACCACGTGTCGACACtagccacccttgagaatcgtgccctataaatacttagctacaggacattaatgaggACAACCAACTTCAgtaaaatctagacactttgaatacacttttattattttcgtgaatagtcattgggatttgGGTCTGACTTTGACATCGGAGGGTCTTtgcggggaagattcccgcaaGCCTTCTAACTCGTTTTCTGAGCATCAACAAGGTTGAGAGCTTGCgacaagagctagtggcaagagctagcgacgagagcttgtggcgaagacttgtggcaaaagccagcggcgagagcttgtggcaagagctagtggcaagagctagcagcgagagcttgtggcaaaagctagcggcaagagcttgtggcaagagctagtggcaagagcttgtggcaagagcttgtgaaaaaagctagcggcgagagcttgtggcaagagctagcggcgagagcttgtggcaaagctagtggcaaagcttgtggcgaaaccttgtggcaaaagctagtggcgagagcttgtggcaaagctagtggcgaagctagtAGCGAATCCTTGCGATGAGCATCCTAGCGGCAATTTCCCTTTAGGCGACATCTCTTAcgacaacctaacttcacccgacaccgagctcgagtggaccccacatcacaaattttaattgttgtattttggcaacaacaaaacCTATGAGTCCCATTACCCATCCATCCTGGTACAacgaagatgtatcagaatCTTCAACAGTAGTTTCGATGGGACGGCATGAAGCGAGATGTAGCTAAATTTGTTTCGAGTTGCATGGTGTGCCAGCAAGACAAAGTGGAACATCAGAAGCCTACGGGCCTATTGTAGTTATTGCCCATTCCGGAGTGGAAGTAGGGTAACATTTCCATGGACTTGGTAACAGGGTTGCCTGGAGTGACAAGGGAATGAGATTATTTGGGTGATAGTCGGTAGGCTGACAAAATCGACCCACTTCTTGTTTATGAAAAAGATCTATCCCTTGAGTCGTTTGGCGAAGatataatatatgtaaaagGGATTGTTAGTTTGCATGGCATTCTAACGAGTATCATATCAGATTGAGATCCCTTATTTACCCGCGCTTTTGGGAAGCATTACATGAAGCGTTGGGGTTAAAGTTGAGATTCAGCATCGCATTTCACTCACATTTAGATAGGTAGTCGGAAAAGACTATACGGACATTGGAGGATATGTTGTGAGCATGTGTCTTGGATTTTCATGGCAATTGGGATGACCACCTTCCATTGGTGGAATTTGCCTCCAGCAATAGCTATCACGCCAACATTGGAATACCGCCTTATAAGGCATTATATGGAAGGCCGTGTAGGTCGCCTATTTGTTGAAAAGAGATAGGGGATAGGGCACTATCTGGCCCTAAAATCATTGAGCAGACTTCAGGAAAGATCAGagttattaagatttaaatgaAGGCAGATAGGATAAGCAAAGGAATTACATGAATAGAAGTCATCGTGACTTAAAGTTACCGTTAAAGATCGTTCATGGTAGAGGGCGATATCCAAGATAGGTGTATACCGAATTACGATTTCAAGGAAGCTTAGTCCTTGCTACATTGACTCTTTGAGATTTTAGAGTAAGTTAGATCTTTGGCGTATGAGATTAGCCTGGTTTGGCAGGTTTACCCGAAGTGTTGCATGTAGTAACGTTAGGGAAGGATGTGCTGGATCCTCAGCACGTGATGCACTATTAGACCCTGGAGGTCAAGGCTGAGGTATCGTATGGAGAAATGCCATTGAACGTTATAAAAGGGAAAGTGTGAGGAGTCAATTAATTCCGTATGTATCGGTATGGTGGCAACATTTTCATTCAGGCAAGGCTACCTAGGAGTTAAGTTGAGATGAGGCATCTCCAACCCCAGTGGGGTGCATGACCAGAttcgaatttggaggaccaaattctttgaaggggggagaaactgtaacgacccgttagtgggccTAGACGTtataggtattttatttttgaacattgGAAATTTTGTCCTATTAGAATAAatgtggaaaataatttttatgaggcaaatttatgtaagtaaattatgtgaataaaattataaatgttattatcataattgatgaaaaaatgagaataaaggaaatggaaatgtTTGGAAAATCCCACCTAGTGGGCTAAAGTGGATTGGGCTACTAAAATTGGGGTAAGCCCAAGTGCAAGTTGTGTGGTATTTTAGTTAagtaaatgaaatgaattgGGTTGCAATTGAGCCAAGAtgagattttgtatattttaattttttttttgtaatgttgtAAAGCTCATTAGGGCTTATGGTGGAGAATGGgccattatttttaattgggcCAATAAATTGGGCTTGGGACATGTATTTACATGAGCggaaggaaataaatggaaaagaaaagaaaatgtgatGCAAATGACCATTAAGGCCTTGGATTTTtatgtgtgttgtgtgtgaaggGTGAGGGGCAAATATggaaagagatgaaagaatgggTTGATGGGATTAGGTGGGATGGGCGTGCATGCCATCCCttgtttcttttcatttgctTATTTCTTTCCTCCATTCTcaatctcttctctttctctctttcgtggcttccctttctccttcttct encodes:
- the LOC127791631 gene encoding uncharacterized protein LOC127791631, whose product is MSVAQYEDAFSRLIRYMPIYEGDERIKTQKFLGGLNLKLQRALSSASTQTYSEAGSSHRAGKKLEPQKRKFKPGTPCAKCQKQHPGRPCRLGTKGCYNCGEIGHLNQNCPKKGITCFNCQQTGHFAKDCPKPRLISQPQGTSGNARAHQGRVFHLTWQDAAEDPTVIEGTMFLSGIPMHALIDSGASHSFISHAFAKIVGDKPENLNCRMIVSTPMGKSLETSSGYKDRKIQIGEVEFPVNLILLEFRDFDVILGMHFLTKYNATVDCKAKTVCLKSGDLNVKFRGHRRVSEQKWISTLKAERLLRQGAQGYLACVQEESNEPLKIEEVRLVKEFGDVFPEELPGLPPQREIEFSIEIIPGN